The Shinella zoogloeoides genome contains the following window.
CCCCGCTGGACAAGGTGAAAATCGACCGTTCCTTCGTCCGGGACATCACCGCCCGCCGCGACAGCGCCTCCATCGTCTCCGCCATCGCGGCGCTTGCCGGCGAGCTGGGCATGGCGACCACGGCGGAGGGCATCGAGACCCTGGAGCAACTGGAAGCCGTCGGCCGGGCCGGATGCACGGAGGCGCAGGGCTACCTGCTCGGCAAGCCCCAGCCGATCCTGCGGGCGGCATCGAGCACATTCTTCAGCAAAAGGCTCAAGACCGCGCGGGCACGCCAGCCATCGTCGTGACGGCGACCCGGAGCGTTACTTCCGCAGGCTCACCAGAACGCCGCTTGCGCCCATGAGCCGGATCTGCGTCGGCGACACGGCGTCGAAATGGGTAACGTCGCCGAAGGCGGCCAGAAGCGCATGCTCCTGGTCCATCAGGGGCTGGTCGCACAGCATCATAGACGCGCCGACCTGCGAGAGTTTCAGCCCTTCTCCGGACAGCGTGAAACCGCCAAAGAAACGGTTGCAGGAGCCGTTGCCGTGCATGCTGCCATCCGGGGCGAAGGCCAGCGTCGGCTCGGATTTCTCCACGGGCGCCTTGCCGCCGATGGCGTCGACCTTCCAGTCTCCGTGCAGCAGGCTCGCCGGATCGCCGCCGCAGCCCGAAAGGGTGCGCTCGCCGACGACCAGGGAAACGGTCTTGGGAAACGGCATGTCCGCCATCGTGTCGGCGCAGATCCTGTCGGCGACCGTCAGCGTGAAGGGTTTGCCCCCGGCAACCGCGGAATAGGTCCGCCCGGCCTCCGTCTCCTGCGCCGCCGGC
Protein-coding sequences here:
- a CDS encoding META domain-containing protein, which gives rise to MSMTALTRRILGMSAAFALSFSAIEAAQAESFSARGNEPGWHLEMTEKAITFRTQEGETLSVEPVPAAQETEAGRTYSAVAGGKPFTLTVADRICADTMADMPFPKTVSLVVGERTLSGCGGDPASLLHGDWKVDAIGGKAPVEKSEPTLAFAPDGSMHGNGSCNRFFGGFTLSGEGLKLSQVGASMMLCDQPLMDQEHALLAAFGDVTHFDAVSPTQIRLMGASGVLVSLRK